From one uncultured Paludibacter sp. genomic stretch:
- the gltD gene encoding Glutamate synthase (NADPH) small chain has product MGNPKAFITIPRKDAGYRPILERIYDFGEVEQTLNREDRKLQASRCMDCGIPFCHWACPLGNRMPEWQDLIYKGKWKEGVEVLHETNNFPDFTGRICPAPCEKSCVLALNDAPVTIRENEAAVTEVAFIEGLIKSRPPKIRTGKTVAVIGSGPAGLAVADQLNKKGHTVTVFEKDASIGGLLRYGIPNFKLNKNIIDRRLKLMEEEGVIFRPNTEIGKDISGKKIVNNFDAVCIAIGAGHPRDINPKGRDLKGIYFAMEFLSQQNQLIMGEKTTAPELISAKDKHVLVIGGGDTGSDCVGTSIRQGATKITQIEILPQPPERKNPAMPWPNPFPNILKTSSSHEEGCERYWSLNTLEFKGTNGQVNEVIVEEVEWKKDESGKMLMISTGKQRTIKADLVFLSLGFVHPVKEGLLTELGVELDTRGNVAVNNQKQSNLTKVFATGDAVMGASLVVKAIADGRKVAENINKTI; this is encoded by the coding sequence ATGGGTAATCCAAAAGCATTTATAACTATTCCGCGCAAAGATGCGGGATATCGTCCAATTCTTGAACGTATTTACGACTTCGGGGAAGTGGAACAAACTCTAAACAGAGAAGACCGCAAATTACAAGCGTCACGTTGTATGGACTGCGGTATTCCTTTCTGCCACTGGGCTTGTCCGTTAGGTAATCGTATGCCTGAGTGGCAAGATTTAATATATAAAGGAAAATGGAAAGAAGGGGTAGAAGTTCTTCACGAAACTAATAATTTCCCGGATTTTACAGGACGTATTTGTCCTGCTCCATGTGAAAAATCGTGCGTATTAGCCCTCAACGACGCTCCTGTAACAATTCGTGAAAACGAAGCTGCCGTTACTGAGGTGGCTTTTATTGAAGGACTTATCAAATCTCGTCCCCCTAAAATCCGAACAGGAAAAACAGTAGCCGTAATTGGTTCTGGTCCTGCAGGTTTAGCTGTTGCCGATCAACTTAATAAAAAAGGGCACACTGTAACTGTTTTTGAAAAAGACGCAAGCATTGGTGGCTTATTGCGTTATGGAATTCCTAATTTCAAACTAAATAAAAATATTATTGATCGCCGTTTGAAACTGATGGAAGAAGAAGGAGTGATTTTTAGACCAAATACTGAGATTGGAAAAGATATTTCAGGCAAGAAAATTGTTAATAATTTTGACGCTGTTTGTATTGCGATTGGTGCAGGACACCCGCGTGATATCAATCCAAAAGGACGTGATTTAAAAGGAATTTATTTTGCAATGGAATTTTTATCCCAACAAAATCAATTGATTATGGGAGAAAAAACGACTGCTCCTGAATTGATTTCTGCTAAAGACAAACACGTACTGGTAATTGGCGGCGGCGATACCGGCTCTGATTGTGTGGGAACATCTATACGTCAAGGGGCAACGAAGATTACACAAATTGAAATTCTTCCGCAACCGCCTGAAAGGAAAAATCCAGCTATGCCTTGGCCTAATCCATTCCCCAATATTCTGAAAACATCAAGCTCACACGAAGAAGGTTGTGAACGTTACTGGTCATTAAATACATTGGAATTTAAAGGTACAAACGGACAAGTAAACGAAGTGATTGTGGAAGAAGTTGAATGGAAAAAAGACGAATCGGGAAAAATGTTGATGATTTCTACCGGAAAACAACGTACAATTAAAGCAGATTTAGTATTTTTGTCGCTCGGTTTTGTACACCCCGTAAAAGAGGGATTACTTACCGAACTCGGTGTGGAATTAGACACACGCGGAAACGTTGCTGTAAACAACCAAAAACAAAGTAATCTAACTAAGGTATTTGCCACAGGCGATGCTGTAATGGGAGCAAGTTTAGTTGTAAAAGCCATTGCCGATGGCAGAAAAGTTGCAGAAAATATAAATAAAACAATATGA
- the asnB gene encoding asparagine synthetase B (Evidence 2a : Function from experimental evidences in other organisms; PubMedId : 6102982; Product type e : enzyme): MCGIVCTFNVKRTVDELRPQILSMSKTVRHRGPDWSGVFANNKAILAHERLAIVDPRSGGQPLYSKDGKLVLAVNGEIYNHREIRKKYEGKYEFLTQSDCEVILALYQDKKEKFLEDLNGIFAFALYDIENNCFLIGRDHIGIIPLYQGWDKDGAYYVASELKALEGHCNKIEEFLPGQYYYSPDGKPTKWYVRDWMEYENVKDNTSSVEELRKALEDAVERQLMSDVPYGVLLSGGLDSSIISAVAKKFAAKRIESDNKEDAWWPQLHSFAIGLDGSPDLKAARKVADHIGSVHHEINYTVQEGLDAIRDVIYHIETYDVTTVRASTPMYLIARYIRSMGVKMVLSGEGADEIFGGYLYFHKAPNAEEFHKETVRKLSKLHQYDCLRANKSLASWGVEGRVPFIDKEFLDVAMRLNPKDKMAGNGKIEKYILRKAFEDYLPAEVTWRQKEQFSDGVGYNWIDSLKAIANEKVSDEQMANVAYRFPINPPLSKEEYVYRSIYSELFPSDSAALCVPSVPSVACSTPVALEWDEAFKKNADPSGRAVSSVHEQGYKQQ; encoded by the coding sequence ATGTGTGGAATAGTATGTACATTTAATGTCAAAAGAACAGTGGACGAACTCCGTCCGCAAATCCTTTCTATGTCAAAAACCGTTCGTCATCGTGGACCGGATTGGAGTGGTGTTTTTGCTAATAATAAAGCCATTTTGGCACACGAACGTTTGGCAATTGTAGATCCTCGTTCAGGAGGACAACCGCTTTACAGCAAAGATGGAAAACTTGTGCTGGCTGTAAATGGTGAAATATACAATCATCGTGAAATTCGCAAAAAATATGAAGGAAAATATGAATTCCTGACACAATCTGATTGTGAAGTAATTTTAGCGCTTTATCAAGATAAAAAAGAAAAATTTTTAGAAGACCTAAACGGAATTTTTGCCTTTGCTTTGTACGATATTGAAAATAATTGTTTTCTTATAGGAAGAGATCATATCGGAATTATTCCATTATATCAGGGTTGGGATAAAGATGGAGCTTATTACGTTGCATCCGAATTGAAAGCACTTGAAGGACATTGTAATAAGATAGAAGAGTTTCTTCCCGGACAATATTATTACAGTCCTGATGGAAAACCTACAAAATGGTACGTTCGGGATTGGATGGAATATGAAAATGTGAAAGACAACACCTCAAGTGTAGAAGAATTGCGTAAAGCTCTGGAAGATGCTGTAGAACGTCAATTAATGTCTGATGTTCCTTACGGCGTATTGCTTTCAGGTGGTTTGGATAGTTCGATTATTTCTGCAGTAGCCAAAAAATTTGCAGCTAAACGTATTGAAAGCGACAATAAAGAAGATGCTTGGTGGCCTCAACTACATTCATTTGCTATTGGTTTAGACGGTTCTCCCGATTTAAAAGCAGCTCGTAAAGTAGCAGACCACATCGGTTCTGTGCATCACGAAATCAATTACACCGTGCAAGAAGGGCTGGATGCTATTCGCGATGTAATTTATCATATTGAAACTTATGATGTTACTACTGTTCGCGCAAGTACGCCAATGTATTTGATTGCCCGTTATATTAGATCTATGGGAGTAAAAATGGTACTTTCAGGGGAAGGAGCCGATGAAATTTTTGGAGGATATCTTTATTTCCACAAAGCGCCCAATGCGGAAGAATTTCACAAAGAAACCGTACGAAAACTGAGCAAATTGCACCAGTACGATTGTTTACGCGCTAACAAATCGCTTGCATCGTGGGGTGTGGAAGGACGAGTTCCATTTATTGACAAGGAATTTTTAGACGTAGCGATGCGTTTGAATCCAAAAGACAAAATGGCCGGCAATGGAAAAATTGAAAAATATATTTTAAGAAAAGCGTTTGAAGATTATTTGCCGGCAGAGGTAACTTGGCGTCAAAAAGAACAATTTTCTGATGGTGTAGGTTACAACTGGATTGATTCACTAAAAGCCATTGCCAATGAAAAGGTGAGCGATGAACAAATGGCAAATGTAGCTTACCGTTTTCCGATAAATCCTCCGCTTAGCAAAGAAGAATATGTTTATCGAAGTATTTACAGTGAACTTTTCCCATCTGATAGCGCTGCACTTTGTGTGCCTTCAGTACCTTCGGTGGCTTGTAGTACACCAGTTGCTTTAGAATGGGACGAAGCATTTAAGAAAAATGCAGATCCTTCCGGACGTGCTGTAAGTTCCGTTCACGAGCAAGGATATAAGCAACAATAA
- a CDS encoding conserved exported hypothetical protein (Evidence 4 : Unknown function but conserved in other organisms) yields MIKKLIITAFIFLFSLSLFSQNSGDSIVIKKGSLENKYLLNDKPLSLNQIENLLQTNTDAMIYVNKAKSTATVSYIFAGIGGALIGYPIGTALGGGKPNWILAGIGAALVAIDIPIVKSADSKLEKAVEIYNSGLTPKTDKQSYNIHFGLNQNGLALVINF; encoded by the coding sequence ATGATTAAAAAACTAATCATCACAGCATTTATTTTTTTATTTTCACTTTCTCTTTTTTCCCAAAACAGTGGAGACAGCATTGTTATCAAGAAAGGTTCTCTTGAGAATAAATATCTATTAAATGATAAACCTCTTTCATTAAATCAAATCGAAAATTTATTACAAACAAACACGGATGCAATGATTTATGTAAATAAAGCAAAATCAACGGCAACAGTGAGTTATATATTTGCAGGAATTGGAGGCGCTTTGATCGGTTATCCAATTGGTACGGCTTTGGGTGGAGGAAAACCAAATTGGATTTTAGCCGGAATAGGTGCTGCATTAGTAGCGATAGATATTCCTATAGTGAAAAGCGCAGATAGCAAATTAGAAAAAGCGGTAGAAATTTATAACTCAGGACTTACACCAAAAACAGATAAACAAAGTTACAATATTCATTTCGGGTTGAATCAAAACGGATTGGCATTAGTTATTAATTTCTGA
- a CDS encoding hypothetical protein (Evidence 5 : Unknown function) — MVFWFKVFENFKHWHRVALKPVKLRFNIVKIEENTTFFIHFGIPFV, encoded by the coding sequence GTGGTTTTTTGGTTTAAAGTGTTTGAGAATTTTAAACATTGGCACAGAGTAGCGTTAAAGCCCGTTAAGCTCCGATTTAACATTGTTAAAATTGAAGAAAATACCACATTTTTCATTCACTTTGGAATACCATTTGTTTAA
- a CDS encoding Protease Do: MNVSKSKAIALLVSLVVFVSVATNITTNYFTSKHKENYNVGSSSQLPEGYARFASATKALDTDFTVAADLTVHAVVHVKTKGTVQQPQMDMFNDDPFFQYFFGPQQRNNRRQQKQEAVPLGAGSGVIISKDGYIVTNNHVIANSTEIEVTLNDKRTFKAKLVGTDPNTDIALIKINADDLPTIVFGNSDDLKVGEWVLAVGNPFNLTSTVTAGIVSAKARSIGIIGSNGSGNMPIESFIQTDAAINPGNSGGALVNTKGELIGINAAIASQTGSYAGYGFAIPVSIVKKVVTDLREHGAVQRAILGVNIANLDADAQEVKDVIKDKNIKTLNGALVMNLVEKGAAEKAGVKKGDVINEVNGVKVNSVSELQEQIGRYKPGDKVTLGILRENKPITLNVGLTNAQGNTKVVTYDGTINSLGAKFKEIDTKIQKSLGLDYGLQIESLTKGKFNDNGIKPGFIIIKINNNPIRSEEDVQAAYDEAMRGDDKVLYIAGVYPNGKVTYYAVNLED, translated from the coding sequence ATGAATGTAAGTAAATCAAAAGCAATTGCTCTATTAGTTTCATTGGTTGTATTTGTAAGTGTAGCAACCAATATCACTACCAATTATTTTACAAGTAAGCATAAAGAAAATTACAATGTGGGAAGCTCATCTCAACTGCCTGAAGGTTATGCGCGTTTTGCCAGCGCTACAAAAGCGTTGGATACTGATTTTACCGTTGCTGCCGATTTAACCGTACATGCTGTAGTGCACGTAAAAACAAAAGGCACAGTTCAACAACCGCAGATGGATATGTTTAATGATGATCCTTTTTTTCAGTATTTCTTCGGACCGCAACAACGCAATAACCGTCGGCAACAAAAGCAAGAAGCCGTTCCTCTTGGAGCCGGTTCGGGCGTTATTATAAGTAAAGACGGATATATTGTTACCAATAATCACGTAATAGCAAATTCTACGGAAATAGAAGTAACATTAAACGACAAACGTACTTTTAAAGCCAAATTAGTAGGAACCGACCCAAACACGGATATAGCTTTGATAAAAATTAATGCCGATGATTTACCTACCATTGTTTTTGGTAATTCCGATGATTTAAAAGTAGGAGAATGGGTTTTAGCGGTAGGAAATCCATTTAATTTGACTTCAACTGTAACTGCCGGGATTGTAAGCGCCAAAGCACGCAGTATTGGAATTATTGGAAGCAACGGTAGTGGAAATATGCCGATAGAATCGTTTATACAAACCGATGCGGCTATTAATCCCGGAAATAGCGGAGGCGCTTTAGTAAACACGAAAGGCGAATTGATTGGAATAAACGCCGCAATTGCCTCACAAACAGGTTCTTACGCAGGATATGGATTTGCAATTCCCGTAAGTATTGTGAAAAAAGTAGTTACCGATTTACGTGAACACGGTGCGGTACAACGTGCTATTTTGGGTGTGAACATCGCTAATTTGGATGCCGACGCACAAGAAGTAAAAGATGTAATTAAAGATAAAAATATAAAAACATTGAACGGAGCTTTGGTAATGAATCTGGTAGAAAAAGGCGCAGCCGAAAAAGCCGGAGTAAAAAAAGGCGATGTTATCAATGAAGTAAACGGTGTAAAAGTAAACTCAGTATCTGAATTACAAGAACAAATCGGGCGTTATAAACCGGGCGACAAAGTTACATTGGGAATTTTAAGAGAAAATAAACCAATAACACTTAACGTAGGACTTACCAACGCACAAGGAAACACAAAAGTGGTTACGTATGATGGAACAATCAATAGCTTGGGAGCAAAATTCAAAGAAATTGACACCAAAATTCAAAAATCACTCGGTTTAGATTATGGACTGCAAATAGAATCGCTAACTAAAGGAAAATTTAATGATAACGGAATTAAACCCGGATTTATCATCATTAAAATCAATAATAACCCTATCCGCAGTGAAGAAGATGTACAAGCTGCTTACGATGAAGCTATGCGTGGAGATGACAAAGTTCTGTACATTGCAGGTGTTTATCCTAATGGAAAAGTTACTTATTATGCTGTAAATTTAGAAGATTAA
- a CDS encoding putative esterase (Evidence 3 : Putative function from multiple computational evidences), translating to MKSFRNIFLFFLLLGTINTFAAKVDTILTYSPSMNKNIKACVVTPDNYKTDKNFPVIYYLHGYSGSFSSWQSTPDLTKLADLYNLILVFPDGNYSSWYFDSPIDANWKYETYISKELIDFMDKNYKTIASREGRAITGLSMGGHGAFFIAFRHQDVFGACGSMSGGVDIRPFPLNWDIAKRLGDMKTHSENWEKYTVINQLHYLTPNSIKIIFDCGTDDFFYNVNVKLHEELMYRNIPHDFISRPGGHDKEYWDNSIQYQALFFSTYFKSMNKK from the coding sequence ATGAAATCTTTCCGCAACATTTTCCTTTTCTTTTTACTTTTAGGAACAATAAATACATTTGCCGCAAAAGTAGATACCATATTAACTTACAGTCCGTCAATGAATAAAAACATCAAAGCATGCGTTGTTACTCCCGACAATTATAAAACCGACAAAAATTTCCCCGTAATTTATTATCTTCACGGTTACAGCGGTTCATTCTCAAGTTGGCAAAGCACTCCCGATTTAACTAAACTTGCTGATTTATATAATCTTATTCTTGTTTTCCCTGACGGCAATTACAGTAGTTGGTATTTCGACAGCCCAATAGATGCAAACTGGAAATATGAAACTTACATTTCCAAGGAATTGATCGATTTTATGGATAAAAACTATAAAACAATTGCCTCACGCGAAGGCAGAGCCATTACAGGATTAAGTATGGGCGGACATGGCGCTTTTTTTATCGCTTTTCGTCATCAAGATGTATTTGGAGCTTGCGGAAGTATGAGCGGCGGTGTTGATATCCGTCCCTTTCCATTGAATTGGGACATTGCAAAACGGCTCGGCGATATGAAAACGCACTCTGAAAATTGGGAAAAATACACCGTGATAAATCAATTACACTACTTAACGCCAAATTCGATAAAAATCATTTTTGACTGCGGTACCGATGATTTCTTTTACAATGTGAATGTAAAACTACACGAAGAATTAATGTACAGAAACATTCCGCACGACTTTATTTCACGTCCCGGAGGACACGACAAGGAATATTGGGATAACTCCATTCAGTATCAGGCGTTATTTTTTTCCACATATTTCAAAAGTATGAATAAAAAATAG
- a CDS encoding RNA polymerase, sigma 70 subunit, RpoD subfamily: MRQLKITKSITNRESASLDKYLQEIGREDLITVEEEVELAQRIRNGDRIALEKLTRANLRFVVSVAKQYQNQGLSLPDLINEGNLGLIKAAEKFDETRGFKFISYAVWWIRQSILQALAEQSRIVRLPLNQVGSLNKINKAFSKFEQENERRPSAEELAEELDIPVDKIADTMKVSGRHISVDAPFVEGEDNSLLDVMVNDDSPNADRVLINESLSKEIERALSTLSDREHDIVKKFFGIGVPEMTLEEIGDEFGLTRERVRQIKEKAIRRLRQSSKSKLLKSYLG; this comes from the coding sequence ATGAGACAGCTAAAGATTACAAAATCAATCACTAACCGCGAAAGTGCATCACTCGACAAGTATTTGCAAGAAATTGGACGCGAAGACCTTATTACAGTTGAAGAAGAAGTAGAACTGGCTCAACGCATAAGGAACGGCGACCGTATTGCATTAGAAAAACTTACCCGCGCCAACCTTCGATTTGTAGTTTCGGTAGCAAAACAGTATCAAAATCAAGGATTAAGCCTTCCGGATTTGATTAACGAAGGCAATTTAGGACTGATTAAAGCCGCCGAAAAATTCGATGAAACACGTGGATTTAAGTTTATTTCGTATGCAGTGTGGTGGATTCGCCAATCTATTTTGCAAGCATTGGCAGAACAATCGAGAATTGTGCGTTTGCCTTTAAACCAAGTTGGTTCGCTAAACAAAATCAACAAAGCATTTTCAAAATTTGAACAGGAAAATGAACGTCGCCCATCGGCAGAAGAACTGGCGGAAGAATTAGATATTCCGGTAGATAAAATTGCCGACACAATGAAAGTTTCAGGACGTCATATTTCGGTGGATGCTCCGTTTGTAGAAGGCGAAGACAACAGTTTGCTTGATGTGATGGTAAACGATGATTCACCCAATGCCGACCGCGTTTTAATCAACGAATCACTCTCCAAAGAAATTGAACGTGCGCTCTCTACATTAAGCGACAGAGAACACGATATTGTGAAAAAATTCTTCGGAATTGGAGTGCCCGAAATGACGCTGGAAGAAATTGGCGATGAATTTGGTTTAACCCGCGAACGTGTGCGCCAAATCAAAGAAAAAGCGATTAGAAGATTGAGACAAAGTTCAAAAAGTAAATTATTAAAGTCTTATTTAGGATAA
- a CDS encoding exported hypothetical protein (Evidence 5 : Unknown function), whose product MIMKNYGIIALIAIFITTMSVSAQQPSDDNNGMPPRERHFPQREMMKQKLSPKERAENMQKKLSLTAEETQKVQALLEKEDAQREKVKADHQKMMEQKKDETQKMVKKMREEHQQNLEKIIGKEKAAQWDAIQKERFQKMEQRAERVKEKRTRMMKKMNRENRQMKDSI is encoded by the coding sequence ATGATTATGAAAAACTATGGAATAATAGCTTTAATAGCTATTTTTATTACAACAATGAGTGTTTCGGCTCAACAACCTAGCGATGACAACAATGGCATGCCTCCTCGGGAAAGACATTTTCCGCAACGCGAAATGATGAAACAAAAATTGTCGCCAAAGGAAAGAGCTGAAAATATGCAGAAAAAACTAAGCTTAACAGCAGAAGAAACGCAAAAAGTACAGGCTCTTTTGGAAAAGGAAGACGCGCAACGTGAAAAAGTGAAAGCTGACCACCAAAAAATGATGGAACAAAAGAAAGATGAAACTCAAAAAATGGTGAAAAAAATGCGTGAAGAACATCAACAAAATCTGGAAAAAATCATTGGAAAAGAAAAAGCAGCACAATGGGATGCTATTCAAAAAGAACGTTTTCAGAAAATGGAACAACGTGCTGAACGTGTAAAAGAAAAAAGAACAAGGATGATGAAAAAAATGAACAGAGAAAATAGGCAAATGAAAGATAGCATTTAA
- a CDS encoding Thioredoxin codes for MKKLAFAALLLTFTFTSCAGNANKTTSQTEDNKTEKNKVLTENKETKTMEPIHLTKEEFLKKVANYEQNPNEWKYLGDKPCLIDFYADWCSPCKMIAPILEDLAKEYAGQIYIYKINTEEEQELAAAFGIRSIPSLLFVPMEGQPQMAMGALPKATFKEAIDDVLLNKKK; via the coding sequence ATGAAAAAATTAGCTTTTGCAGCATTGCTGCTAACATTTACGTTCACTTCTTGCGCAGGGAATGCGAATAAAACAACTTCTCAAACCGAAGACAATAAAACAGAAAAAAATAAAGTATTAACAGAAAATAAAGAAACAAAAACAATGGAACCAATTCATTTAACGAAAGAAGAATTTTTGAAAAAAGTAGCCAACTACGAACAAAATCCAAACGAATGGAAATATTTGGGAGATAAACCCTGTTTGATAGATTTTTATGCCGATTGGTGTAGTCCTTGTAAGATGATTGCTCCTATTCTGGAAGATTTGGCAAAAGAATATGCCGGACAAATTTATATTTATAAAATAAACACTGAAGAAGAGCAAGAACTTGCTGCCGCTTTCGGTATCCGCAGCATTCCAAGTTTACTATTTGTGCCTATGGAAGGACAACCGCAAATGGCAATGGGAGCTTTACCTAAAGCAACATTTAAAGAAGCTATTGATGATGTGTTGCTAAATAAGAAGAAATAA
- a CDS encoding conserved hypothetical protein (Evidence 4 : Unknown function but conserved in other organisms), producing MYSEFIIKKNEGMTCTNQTLKQLGTLQGVFGAEIDRISGNVLVSHTDEVNREQIKQELEKLGYFEETNNNEL from the coding sequence ATGTACAGCGAATTTATTATTAAAAAAAATGAAGGAATGACTTGCACAAATCAAACCTTGAAACAATTAGGAACATTGCAAGGAGTTTTTGGAGCTGAAATTGATAGAATAAGCGGAAATGTACTTGTATCGCATACCGATGAGGTAAATCGTGAACAAATTAAACAGGAGCTCGAAAAACTCGGATATTTTGAAGAAACAAATAACAACGAACTATAA
- a CDS encoding conserved hypothetical protein (Evidence 4 : Unknown function but conserved in other organisms) translates to MSRIREYLKGWDSARYVKLVFAVILGIIYIFAGDIYYMFFAIFLLMQAVFNFGCGCAGGNCTTSVDKKDKKVSYEIKKLDSNNK, encoded by the coding sequence ATGAGCAGAATTAGAGAGTATCTTAAAGGATGGGATAGCGCTAGATATGTTAAATTAGTATTTGCGGTTATACTTGGTATAATTTACATTTTTGCAGGCGATATTTATTATATGTTTTTCGCAATTTTTTTATTAATGCAGGCAGTTTTTAATTTTGGCTGCGGATGCGCCGGCGGAAATTGTACCACTTCTGTTGATAAAAAAGACAAAAAAGTATCTTACGAGATAAAAAAGCTTGATAGTAACAATAAATAA
- a CDS encoding conserved hypothetical protein (Evidence 4 : Unknown function but conserved in other organisms), producing the protein MKKIISKYWLSILGAFVGAVGGFLYYYFVGCVSGTCPITSNPYISIAWGAVMGYLIFDMFKKKEKKDEQN; encoded by the coding sequence ATGAAAAAAATTATAAGTAAATATTGGCTCTCTATTTTAGGCGCATTTGTAGGGGCTGTAGGCGGATTTTTATATTATTACTTTGTAGGTTGCGTATCGGGAACTTGTCCTATCACCTCTAATCCATATATAAGTATTGCTTGGGGAGCGGTAATGGGTTATTTGATTTTTGATATGTTTAAGAAAAAAGAAAAAAAAGATGAGCAGAATTAG
- a CDS encoding Regulatory protein ArsR produces the protein MEEVNEIQVMEDAAYTLRAISNGTRLRVISILSENEEMSVSQLVEELCCEQSLLSHHLTDMRAKGVLNLRREGKNSFYSLKNKQIVQILDCIKSCNCVN, from the coding sequence ATGGAAGAAGTAAATGAAATACAGGTAATGGAAGATGCGGCTTATACACTTCGTGCAATATCCAACGGAACTCGTTTGCGAGTAATTTCCATATTGTCAGAAAACGAAGAAATGAGCGTATCGCAGTTAGTAGAAGAATTGTGTTGCGAACAATCGTTGCTTTCACATCACCTGACCGATATGCGCGCCAAAGGTGTATTAAATTTGCGCAGGGAAGGTAAAAACAGTTTTTATTCGCTAAAAAACAAGCAGATAGTGCAAATTTTAGATTGTATAAAATCTTGTAATTGTGTAAACTAA
- the aroB gene encoding 3-dehydroquinate synthase has product MTNSNTIICSDFLSELQAAIANKKGENIFILTDTKTKKYCLPKLQEIEKLTKSHTITIPDGDENKNIDSAVKIWRYLVENGATRHSLMINLGGGMITDIGGFTASTFKRGMDYINVSTTLLGAVDAATGGKTGINFAGLKNEVGVFAPAKTVLINVDFFRTLDDKNLRSGFAEMMKHALIHSKEDWNEILKFDLENIDFEKLKILLRKNIDIKESIVAADPKEKGMRKALNLGHTFGHAFESLSHIKGNPVLHGYAIAWGLICELYLSIIKLNFPKEEFLKLKYFVTENYGKFDCGCNDYNEIIELMKHDKKNLSEKEINFTLLSDVGEIKINQTATEKEMKECIDILF; this is encoded by the coding sequence ATGACAAATTCAAACACCATAATTTGTTCCGATTTTTTAAGCGAATTACAAGCGGCGATTGCAAATAAAAAAGGGGAAAATATTTTTATTTTAACCGACACAAAAACAAAAAAATATTGTCTGCCAAAATTGCAGGAAATAGAAAAGTTGACAAAAAGTCATACTATTACCATTCCCGATGGCGACGAAAATAAAAATATTGACTCTGCCGTAAAAATTTGGCGATATTTGGTTGAAAATGGCGCTACGAGACATTCGCTGATGATAAACTTGGGCGGAGGAATGATTACGGACATTGGAGGATTTACAGCGTCCACTTTCAAACGCGGGATGGATTATATAAACGTTTCCACTACCCTTTTGGGAGCCGTAGATGCAGCCACAGGCGGAAAAACCGGAATCAACTTCGCAGGATTGAAAAACGAAGTAGGCGTATTTGCTCCGGCAAAAACGGTGTTGATAAATGTAGATTTTTTTCGCACATTGGACGATAAAAATTTGCGTTCGGGTTTTGCTGAAATGATGAAACACGCTTTGATACATTCCAAAGAAGATTGGAACGAAATATTGAAATTCGATTTGGAAAATATCGATTTTGAGAAACTAAAAATTCTTTTACGAAAAAATATCGATATTAAAGAAAGCATTGTTGCAGCCGACCCAAAAGAAAAAGGAATGCGCAAAGCGTTGAATTTAGGACACACTTTCGGGCATGCGTTTGAAAGTTTGTCTCACATAAAAGGAAATCCTGTTTTACACGGTTATGCCATTGCATGGGGCTTAATCTGCGAACTCTATTTATCAATTATAAAACTCAATTTTCCAAAAGAAGAATTTCTGAAATTGAAATATTTTGTAACTGAAAACTACGGAAAATTCGATTGCGGCTGCAACGATTACAATGAAATTATCGAATTGATGAAACACGACAAAAAGAATTTATCGGAAAAAGAAATTAACTTTACGCTCCTTTCGGATGTGGGAGAAATTAAAATCAACCAAACCGCAACCGAAAAAGAGATGAAAGAATGTATTGATATTTTATTTTAA